The nucleotide sequence TCGACGAAGAACCCCGACTACCCCGACACCATGTACGTCACCGACCTGGTCGCGCCCGACACCGTCAACACGATGCCCGAGGCGACCATCGAGGCCGTGGCCGACCACGGCGACATCACCGGCGACACCATCCGCCCCAACCGCGAGAACGCGTGGAACGCGCTGGCCGCGGTCCGCGCCGCCGGCGTCGACCTCGACGACGTCAGCGAGGTGCTCGAGCGCGAGGGCCTGGAGAAGTTCGAGACGAGCTGGAACGACCTGCTCGAGTCCGTCAACGCCAAGCTGGAGGCCGCCAAGTGACCGCTCTGACCGTCACGACGTACGGCGTCGACACGGACGCCGTCGTCGACGGCCTGGTCGGCGAGAAGGTCGCGTCGCGCATCGCGGCGAAGGACGCCACGCTGTGGGGCCCGGAGGCCGAGCCCGAGGCGTCCATCCGGCTCGGCTGGACCGACCTGCACGAGACGTCGCGGCCGCTGCTGGCCGAGATCGAGGCGCTGTCGGCGCAGTTGCGGTCCGAGGGCCTCGACCGCATCGTGCTGGCCGGCATGGGCGGCTCGTCGCTGGCGCCCGAGGTCATCACCCGGACGGCCGGCGTCGAGCTGACCGTCCTCGACACCACCGACCCGGGCGCGGTCCGGCGGGCGCTGGCCGACCGGCTGGACCGCACCGTGATCGTCGTGTCCAGCAAGTCCGGCTCGACCGTCGAGACCGACAGCCAGCGGCGGGTGTTCGCGGCCGCGTTCGAGGCGGCCGGCATCGACGCGGCCGGCCGCATCGTCGCCGTCACCGACCCCGGTTCCGGGCTGGCCGAGCTGGCCGGGTCCGGCGGCTACCGCAAGGTCTTCCTCGCCGACCCGAACGTCGGCGGCCGCTACTCCGCGCTGACCGCGTTCGGCATGGTCCCGAGCGGGCTGGCCGGCGCCGACATCGCCGCCCTGCTGGACGAGGCGGCCGCGGCCGCCGACCGGCTGGCCGGCGATCTCCCCGACAACCCGGCGCTGCGGCTGGGCGCCGCGCTGGCCGGCGGCAAGGTCGACGGCCGCGACAAGGTCGCCATCGCCGACGCCGGCTCCGGCATCGTCGGCCTGGCCGACTGGGCGGAGCAGCTGATCGCTGAGTCCACCGGCAAGCTGGGCACCGGCATCCTGCCGATCGCCAGCGGCAGCGTCGACGACCCCGAGGTCGCCCACCCCGCCGCCGACGTCCTCCCGGCCATCGTGGGCGCGCCCGCCCAGCCGCCCGCCAAGGGCGTCGTCGTCGCCGGTGAGCTGGGCGCGCAGTTCCTGCTCTGGGAGTACGCGACGGCCGTCGCCGGGAAGCTGCTGGGCATCAACCCGTTCGACCAGCCCGACGTCGAGAGCGCGAAGAAGGCCGCCCGCGGCCTGCTCGACGCCACCCCCGAGCCCGAGGCGCCGGCGTTCACCGACGGCGTCGTCGAGGTCCGCGGCTCGGCCGGGCTGCTGGACGGCGTCGACTCCCTCGCCGGCGCGGTCGACGCGCTGCTCGGGCGGCTGGCGCCGGACGGCTATCTCGCCGTCATGGCCTACCTCGACCGCGAGGGGCCCGACGCCGGGCTGGCGGACGTCCGCGTCCCGCTGGAGCGGCGCACCGAGCGGCCGGTGACGTTCGGCTGGGGCCCGCGCTTCCTCCACTCCACCGGCCAGTACCACAAGGGCGGGCCGGCGCAGGGCGTGTACCTGCAGGTCACCGGCGCGCCGGCCGAGGACCTGGAGATCCCCGACCGGCCGTTCACGTTCGGGCAGCTGATCTCCGCGCAGGCGGCCGGCGACGCCCAGGTGCTGGCCGACCACGACCGTCCGGTGCTCCGGCTGCACCTGACCGACCGCACGGCAGGCATCGAGACCCTGAGGGGCATCCTGAGGTGAACTACCAGAACCCGCTGCGCGACAAACGCGACAAGCGGCTGCCACGCATCGCCGGTCCGTCCGGCCTGGTGATCTTCGGGGTCACCGGCGACCTCGCGCGCAAGAAGCTGATGCCCGCGGTGTACGACCTCGCCAACCGCGGCCTGCTGCCGCCCGGCTTCTCGCTGGTCGGCTTCGCCCGGCGCGACTGGGCCACGCAGGACTTCGGCAAGATCGTCCACGACGCCGTCAAGCAGCACGCGCGCACTCCGTTCCGCGAGTCAACCTGGCGGCAGCTCGCGCAGGGGTTCCGGTTCGTGCCGGGCGACTTCTCCGACGACGACGCCTTCGACCGGCTGGCCGAGACCGTCCACGAGCTCGACCGCGAGCAGGGCACGGGCGGCAACTTCGCGTTCTACCTGTCCATCCCGCCGTCGTCCTTCGACATCGTCAGCAAGCAGCTGGATCGCTCCGGGCTGGCGCACCCGGACGGCGCCGAGCAGTGGCGGCGGGTGATCATCGAGAAGCCGTTCGGCCACGACCTCGAGAGCGCCCGGCAGCTCAACGCGACGGTCGAGAGCATCTTCCCGCCCGACTCGATCTTCCGCATCGACCACTACCTGGGCAAGGAGACGGTCCAGAACATCCTGGCGCTGCGCTTCGCCAACCAGCTGTTCGAGCCGACCTGGAATGCCCACTACGTCGACCACGTGCAGATCACGATGGCCGAGGACATCGGCATCGAGGGCCGGGCCGGCTACTACGACGGCATCGGCGCCGCGCGCGACGTCATCCAGAACCACCTGCTGCAGCTGCTGGCGCTGGTGGCCATGGAGGAGCCGGTGTCGTTCAACGCGTCGGACCTGCGGGCGGAGAAGGAGAAGGTGCTCTCCGCGGTGCGGCTGCCCGAGGACCTCTCCGAGTACACCGCGCGCGGACAGTACGCCGCGGGCTGGGCCGGCGGGCAGAAGGTGAAGGGCTTCCTCGACGAGGACGGCATCCCGGCGAGCTCCACGACGGAGACCTTCGCCGCCGTCCGCCTCGACATCGACACCCGCCGATGGGCCGGCGTGCCGTTCTACCTGCGCACCGGCAAGCGGCTGGGGCGCCGCGTCACCGAGGTGGCGATCGTGTTCAAGCGCGCGCCGCATCTGCCGTTCGAATCCACCGCCACCGAGGAGCTGGGCCAGAACGCGCTGGTCATCCGGGTACAGCCGGACGAGGGCACGACGATCCGGTTCGGGTCGAAGGTGCCCGGCACGGCCATGGAGGTCCGCGACGTCACCATGGACTTCGGCTACGGCGGCTCGTTCACCGAGGAGAGCCCCGAGGCCTACGAGCGGCTCATCCTCGACGTCCTGCTGGGCGACCCGCCGCTGTTCCCGCGGCACGAAGAGGTGGAGCTGTCCTGGCAGATCCTCGACCCGATCGAGGAGTTCTGGGCCGAGACCGCCGGCCAGCCGCAGCAGTACCCGCCCGGCGGCTGGGGTCCCGAGTCCGCCGACGCGATGCTGGCCCGCGACGGCCGCACCTGGAGGCGTCCATGATCATCGACATCCCGTCGACCACCGCCGGCGCTGTCGGCAAGCGCCTGGTCGACCTGCGCGAGAAGCACGGCGCGGTCGCGCTGGGCCGCGTCCTCACGCTGGTCATCGTCTCTGAGGAGGCCGACGCCGAGGACGCCATCGAGTCGGCGAACCAGGCCAGCCACGAGCACCCCTGCCGCATCATTGCGGTCATCAAGGGCACGTCGCGCGGGTCGGCCCGGCTCGACGCGCAGATCCGGGTCGGCGGCGACGCCGGCGCCAGCGAGGTGGTCGTGCTGCGGCTGTTCGGGCCGCTGACCGGGCACGCCGAGTCCGTCATCGTCCCGCTGCTGCTGCCGGACAACCCGGTGGTCGTCTGGTGGCCGGCCGAGTCGCCCGCGGTGCCCGCCGACGACCCCGTCGGCCGGCTGGCGCAGCGGCGCATCACCGACGCCGCGGCGTGCAAGCGGCCGAGCGCCGCCCTGCAGGAACGGGCCGAGAGCTACCAGCCGGGCGACACCGACCTCGCGTGGACCCGGCTGACGCTGTGGCGAGCGCTGCTGGCCGCGGCCCTGGACCAGCCGCCGCACGAGGAGATCACGGCCGCGCGGGTGGTGGGCGGGCCGGACAACCCGAGTGCCGACCTGCTGGCCGGGTGGCTGGCGCACACGCTGCGGGTGCCGGTGACGCGGACCAAGGCGACCGGCGTCGCCGGCCTGTTCAGCGTCCGGCTGGACCGTCCGTCCGGTGCCATCGGCATCGAGCGGCCCGACGACGAGGTGGCGACGCTGACCGTCCCCGGCCGCGCCGACCGCCGCGTCGCACTCCCCCGTCGAAACGCCGGCGAGTCGCTGGCCGAGGAGCTGCGCCGGCTCGACCCCGACGACATCTACGGCGAGGTCATCCAGGAAGGGCTGGGCGAGCTGCACGAGACCGGCAAGATCACCCGGACCAAGGCGAAGGTCAAGCGATGACCACACCGACGATCGTCATCCACCGCGACGCCGACGTGCTGGTGCAGGCGGTGGCGGCCCGGCTGATCACCCGCCTGGTCGACGCCCAGGCCGCCCACGGCGACGCGTCGGTCGTCCTCACCGGCGGGACGGCGGGCATCGCGACGCTGCGCGCGGTGGCGGCGTCGCCGGCGCGGTCGGCGGTCGACTGGTCCGCGCTGTCGGTCTGGTGGGGCGACGAGCGGTTCCTGCCGTCCGGCGACCCGGACCGCAACGAGACCCAGGCGCGGGCGGCGCTGCTGGACCACGTGCCGGTCGACCCGGCGCGGGTGTTCGCGATGCCGCCGTCGTCCGGCGACCTGACGCCGGAGGACGCGGCGGCGCGCTACGCCGACGTGCTGGCGGCCGAGACGAACAAGCGGCTGCACTCAGGGGCGCCCGCGTTCGACGTCCTGCTGCTCGGCGTCGGCCCCGACGGCCACGTCGCCTCGCTGTTCCCCGAGCACCCCGCCCTGCACGACGACCGCACCGTCGTCGGCGTGCGCGGTGCGCCCAAGCCGCCGCCCGAGCGCGTCAGCCTGAGCATGCCGGTCATCCGCTCCGCCGACGAGGTCTGGCTGGTCGTCGCCGGTGCCGACAAGGCGCAGGCGGTCCGGCTGGCGCTCGGCGGCTCCGGGCCGGTGCAGATCCCGGCGGCCGGCGCCCAGGGCAGCCGGGCCACGCGGTGGCTGCTCGACCGTGCCGCGGCGGCCGAGCTGCCGGCCGGTCTGGATCGGCTCGCGTCGCCCTGATCGCCGCGGATACATCGGGACAGATGTGACGAAGCGGGGAAGGCTTGCCTATCCTTCCCCACATGGCGTCGATGAAGGCGAAGAAGAAGTGCTGCCGCGACCGGCCGCGCTGCAAGGCGTGCCCGGTCGTGCTCAAGCGGCTGTCCGACGCCGGGCTGCTGGAGCGCGAGGGCAAGCGGCGCTACTCGTTCGACGCCAAGCCGCCGAAGGCCGCTGTGGCGCAGGCCCGGGCGGCCTGACCGGCGGTCAGCGGTCCGGCGGCAAGGGCTCTGGGCGGGCGCCGCGGGTGGCGCCCGCCGACGCGATCACCACGCAGATCACCGCGATCCACTGCGACCAGCTCAGCGACTCCTGCAGCACGATGAGGCCGATGAGCGCGGCCATCGCCGGTTCGAGGCTCATCAGGATGCCGAACACCCGCGGCGGGATCTTGCGCAGTGCCTCCAGGTCCACCGTGTACGGGACGACGGACGACAACAGCGCCACGCCCAGCCCCGCGATCAGCACCCAGGGCTGGATCAGCGCCGTTCCGCTGTCCGCCACGCCGATGGGCACTGCCACCACCGCCGCGACGGCCATGCCCAGCGCCAGGCCGTTGCCCTCCGTGGTGTGACGGCCCAGCGCGGCGCCGACCAGGATGTACAGGCCCCAGAACGCGCCCGCGGCGAGGGCGAACAGCATGCCGACGGGGTCGAGGTCGCCGCGTCCCTCCATCAGCAGGACCACTCCGCCCGCGGCGAGCACGGCCCAGAACGCGTCCAGCCAGCGCCTCGACCCGGCCAGCGCCACCGCCAGCGGCCCGAGGAACTCGATGGTCACCGCGATCCCCAGCGGCAGCCGGTCAAGGGCCAGGTAGAAGCACAGGTTCATCAGGCCGAGGATCACGCCGTAGCTGAGCACCACGGTCCAGGTGCGACGGTTCAACCGCACCGACGGCCGCCACAGCAGCATCAACACCGCCGCCGCGAAGAACAGCCGCAACGCGACCGTCCCGAAGCTGCCCACCTCGTCGAACAGGCCCTTGGCCAACGCCGAGCCCAGCTGGACGCTGACGATGCCGAGCATGACCAGCGCCGGCGGCGGGATCGCGTCGAGGGTGCGTCCGGCCACCGCGGTCAAGGAGTACCGGGAGGACGGGCCGGGTTCGGTCCCGCCGGTGTTCATGGTGGCATCGCGTGGAGTATCGACGATCAGACGCCCCGCGTCACGCGAATTCCCGCCCCCTCGCCGCGTTGATCATGGAGAAGGTCGGGTCCCAAGGCGATCCAGAGCCGACCTTCTCCATGATCAACGCGGCGAGGGGGCGGACGAGCGGAGGTGGGCGGCCACGTCGGGGTGCTCGAAGAAGTCGGCCCAGCCGGCGGCGTCGAGGTGGAAGCGGTCGTCCTTCAACGCGACGTCGGCACCGTGCGCGACCAGCAGCTTCACCACGTCCAGTTCGCCGGCGCCGGCGGCGTAGTGCACCGCCCCGTCCACCGGAGCACCGGCCGTCACCAGCGCCCGCACGACATCCCAATGGTGCAGGCCGGCCGCCTCGGCGACCAGCGTCGGCCGCACGTCAGCACCCGACGCGCCCGCCAGCGCCGTCGCATCGCCGCGCAGGGCCGCTGCCACGACCGGGTCGCGCTGGTCCGCGTACGCCCGGTACAGGTCGCGCAGCAGGCAGATCTCGGCGCCGTGCGCCATCACCTCGCGGTTCACGTGCAGCACGAGCCTGGCCATCGAGTCCTCGGCGTACGGCCCGCCGCGCGGCCCGAGCGGCCGCAGCATCGCCTCGTCGTCCAACCCCGCGACCCCCGACCGCCACAGCGCGTAGGCCGAGTCCAGCAGCTCCAGCGCCCCCTCGGCCGTCCCGGGCAGGGCCGACGGCCAGTGCCGGGCGTCGTACATGTCCGCGTCGGCGGCGGCCGGGTCGAAGAACGCCCGCGCCCGTTTGCCGAGCACGTCCCGCCCGACGTGCATCGCCCGCCAGGCGATCGTCGTGACGGGCGGGAGCGGCGGCTCGGGCCGGACGGACTCCAGCTCCAGCGCTGCGTACGGGCCGGTCGGACGCAGGCTCCACGCCCCGTCGACCGGCTCCCACCGGTATTCGTCGTCGGTCAGGCCGGCCAGCCGCGGCCGGAAGTGGACGGTCCAGTAGAACTCGAGCTGGTCGAGCAGGTCGGTACTCCACGTCATGTCGTCCACCGTAGAACCCAAATAGGACACCGTCTGTCATATAAAGGAGAGATGCGCGCCGAACGCCTCGTCCAGATCATCCTGCTGCTGCAGACACACGGCCGGCTGACGGCGGGCGAGCTGGCCCGGCGCCTGGAGGTGTCGGCGCGGACGGTGCAGCGCGACCTCGACGCGCTCAGCGCGGCCGGCTTCCCGGTGTACGCCGACCGCGGCCGGGCCGGCGGGTGGTCGCTGGCGGCGGACTACCGCACCCGGCTGACCGGCCTCTCCCCCGCCGAGACCGCCGCGCTGTTCGTCGCGTCGACGGCGCACGTGCTGGCCGACCTGGGCCTGGACGCGGCGGCGGGTACGGCCGAGGCGAAGCTGCTGGCGACGGTGCCGGCGCACGCCCGGCGGCACGCCGACCTCGCCCGCGAGCGGGTGCTGGTCGACCACGCCGACTGGATGGAGACGCGCGAGCCGTCGCCGTGGCTGCCGGTGCTGCAGCGGGCGGTCTGGGACGACACCCGCGTCCACCTCACCTACGGCAGCGCGCCGCACGCCGTCGCCGTCGAGCCGCTCGGGCTGGTGGCGAAGAAGCGGTCCTGGTACCTCGTCGCCCGCAAGGCGACCGGCGAGTTCCGCACCTACCGGGTCGACCGCATCGTCCACGCCGACGGCACGGACGAGCGGTTCGAGCGGCCGGACGCCTTCGACCTCACCGAGCACTGGCGGCACCACAGCGACCGCTACTTCGCCGAGCTGCGCCGCTACCCCGTCAGGCTGCGAGTCCGGGGCTACGCCGCCACCCGCCTGCGCTGGGCCCGCAACGCCGTCATCGACGCGCAGACGGCACCGGACGACGACGGCTGGGCCAACGTGAGCATGACGTTCGAGTCGGCCTACGAGACCCGCGTCTACCTGCTGGGTCTGGCCGGCGACGTGGTCGTGCTGGAACCGGCCGACCTCCGCGACGACATGCGCCGCGCGGCAACGGAGTTCCTGGCGCAGAACTAGCGCGAGTCAGGATCGGGGCTCTGCGGTTCGTTCCATGATCATCAACCTTCCACGTCGTGATAGCAGCCAAGAAGGTTGATGATCACGGCGGGGTGGCCAGCTCGTCGAGGGCGCGATGGCCGCGCTTGACCACCCCTGGAACGACATCGTGGCGCCCGTGACGGATGGGGATCTCGAGCATGTGGAGGATCTGTGTCGCTGCGAGCACCGCCGCCCCCTCCCAGCCGACCAGGTCGAGGATTCTCGTCCACAGCCGCCTTCGGACATCGTCCAGCAGCGGATCCTGGAAGGTGTACCACACGAGGGTGGTGAGATCGGTCGCCCGCGTGCCGCTACCTGCGTTCCCGATATCCACGACCGCCACCACTGCTCCGTCACGGACCAGGACATTGCTGGGGGTTGAGAGATCGGCATGGACCATGTCAGGTGCCTCTCGTGGTGGTGGGACATCCTGCCCGGCGACAGCCGATTCCTGACCGGTGGCGACCCGCCAGGCGTACGACCAGTGGTCGTAGGGCTCGGAGGCTTGGCCAGCCTGGAGTTCGATGATCTCCATCAGCTGCTCAACGAGGGACGGGGTCAGCTCTGGCGCGGGAGCCGCGTCAACGAAGTCCATCAGATGCCATACATGAGCGGCTGTGGCCCCCACTCCGAGCCAGGCCGGGGTGGGATAGCCGCGCCCACGCATGTGCTCGACCACTCTCTGGGCTCGCAACGTCTCGTCCAGGTGGTTGGGGTGTGCCCGGGGCACTGCTTTGAGAACTGCATCTGCCCTTCCGGCCAACTGGACGCGCAGGGCACCCCCATTGACGCCTCCGGGTAGGCGACTGAGAAGAGTGACCTCTGCCCCGGCCACGCTGGCCACGTCGTCCAGGACCTCGGCCGGCAGCTCTTCGGGATGGGTCCCCTGGTTCATCGGCTCGTGGCCGCAACAGCAGACGTGCCCTAGAGCGAGCGGCGCTTGCGCAGCGCCTGCAACGCCTCTTCGAGGATGGCCGCGCCGTCCTCGTCGCTGCGCCGCTCCTTCACGTACGCGAGGTGCGTCTTGTACGGCTCGGTGCGCGGCGCGGCCGGCGGGTGCTCGGGGTCCTGGCTGGCCGGGAGCCCGCAGCGGATGCAGTCCCAGGACTCGGGGATGACCGCCTCGGCGGCGAAGCTGGGCGAGCTCTCGTGCCCGTGCTCGCAGTAGTACGTCACCCGGCGGCGTGGCGCGGAATCGCCGCGTTCTGCCTCACCCATGGGACCGGCGCCCACCCGGCTGCCACGGATCGCGTTGCCTCCGACCACGGTGCGTCCTCCTGAGAGTTGCTAGCTGGCGTTCAGCAGGCCGAGCGCGACGATGGCGGCGGCCCAGACGAGAGCCAGCGCGATCGTCAGACGGTCGAGGTTGCGCTCGGCCACCGAGGAGCCGCCCACCGAGGACGACACGCCTCCGCCGAACATGTCGGACAGGCCGCCACCCTTGCCCTTGTGCATGAGCACCAGCAGGATCAGCAACGCGCTGGTGATGACCAGCAGGATCGAGAATGCCAGTTCCACGGTGGTGTGCCTTCGTCCTTTCGGATCGGCGAGCCGGCAGAGCGCCGATCGCACGCTCCAAGACTACGCGTTCGCGCCCGACGTGCCGAATGGTACCTCGTGCACGCTCTCCCTTTGCCTCGTGGGTCTCACCGCCGCCGGGACCTCGCCGGTGGGCGTTGGGCTGGGACAATCATGTCCCCGCCCCCGGCGGGTCGAACGCGCCGGGTGACGGGGACACGGAGCCGCAGCTCAGGGGTTGCGGTGGTACCGGGCGATCAGTGCGAACTCGTCGGCGTTGATGCTCGCGCCGCCGACCAGCGCGCCGTCGACGTCGGGCTGCTCCATGATCGGCTTGACGTTCGACGCCTTGACGGAGCCGCCGTACAGCACCCGGACCTTCGCCGCGACGTCGGCGCCGTACAGCTTCGCCAGCCGCTCGCGGATGGCCGCGGCCAGCTCCTGGGCGTCGTCGGGCGTGGCCACCTCGCCGGTGCCGATGGCCCAGACCGGCTCGTACGCGACGACGATGCTGGCCGCCTGCTCGGCGCCCAGACCGTCGAGCGCGCCGTCGAGCTGCGCGAGCGTGTGCTCGACGTGCCGGTTCTCCTGCCGGACCTCGAGCGGCTCGCCGACGCACAGGATCGGCGTGAGGCCGTGCTTGTACGCCGCCTTGATCTTCGCCGCGACCAGCTCGTCGGTCTCGGCGTGGTACTGGCGCCGCTCGGAGTGGCCGACGACGACGTACGTGCAGCCCAGCTTCGCCAGCATGGCCCCGGAGATGTCGCCGGTGTAGGCGCCGGAGTCTTGCGGGGAGAGGTCCTGCCCGCCGTAGGCGAGGTTGTAGCGGTCGGCGTCGATCAGCGTCTGCACCGACCGCAGATCGGTGAACGGCGGCAGCACCGCCACCTCGACCTTCTCGAGGTCGTCGTCGTTGAGTGAGAAGGCGAGCTTCTGCACCAGCGCGATGGCCTCGAGGTGGGTGAGGTTCATCTTCCAGTTGCCGGCCATCAGCGGCCGGCGGGTGGTCGTCGCCATCAGGACTCCAGGACGGTCAGGCCGGGCAGAACCTTGCCCTCGAGCAGCTCCAGCGAGGCTCCGCCGCCGGTCGAGATGTGCGTGAACGCGCCTTCGTCGAGACCGAGCTGACGCACGGCGGCCGCGGAGTCGCCGCCGCCGACGACGCTGGTGCCCTGGACCTCGGAAACGGCGATGGCGACCTGCTTGGTGCCCTCGGCGAACGGCGCCAGCTCGAACACGCCCATCGGGCCGTTCCAGACCACCGTCTTGGCGTCGGCCAGCTTGCCGCGGAACAGCTCGATGGTGGCCGGGCCGATGTCGAGGCCCTTCTGGTCGGCCGGGATGGCCGACGCCGGCACCACCGACGTCGCCGCGTCGGCACTGATGTCGGCCGCGACGACGACGTCGACCGGCAACACCAGTTCGACG is from Jiangella alkaliphila and encodes:
- the zwf gene encoding glucose-6-phosphate dehydrogenase, producing the protein MNYQNPLRDKRDKRLPRIAGPSGLVIFGVTGDLARKKLMPAVYDLANRGLLPPGFSLVGFARRDWATQDFGKIVHDAVKQHARTPFRESTWRQLAQGFRFVPGDFSDDDAFDRLAETVHELDREQGTGGNFAFYLSIPPSSFDIVSKQLDRSGLAHPDGAEQWRRVIIEKPFGHDLESARQLNATVESIFPPDSIFRIDHYLGKETVQNILALRFANQLFEPTWNAHYVDHVQITMAEDIGIEGRAGYYDGIGAARDVIQNHLLQLLALVAMEEPVSFNASDLRAEKEKVLSAVRLPEDLSEYTARGQYAAGWAGGQKVKGFLDEDGIPASSTTETFAAVRLDIDTRRWAGVPFYLRTGKRLGRRVTEVAIVFKRAPHLPFESTATEELGQNALVIRVQPDEGTTIRFGSKVPGTAMEVRDVTMDFGYGGSFTEESPEAYERLILDVLLGDPPLFPRHEEVELSWQILDPIEEFWAETAGQPQQYPPGGWGPESADAMLARDGRTWRRP
- a CDS encoding phosphotransferase, translated to MEIIELQAGQASEPYDHWSYAWRVATGQESAVAGQDVPPPREAPDMVHADLSTPSNVLVRDGAVVAVVDIGNAGSGTRATDLTTLVWYTFQDPLLDDVRRRLWTRILDLVGWEGAAVLAATQILHMLEIPIRHGRHDVVPGVVKRGHRALDELATPP
- the secG gene encoding preprotein translocase subunit SecG, with the translated sequence MELAFSILLVITSALLILLVLMHKGKGGGLSDMFGGGVSSSVGGSSVAERNLDRLTIALALVWAAAIVALGLLNAS
- a CDS encoding helix-turn-helix transcriptional regulator, whose translation is MRAERLVQIILLLQTHGRLTAGELARRLEVSARTVQRDLDALSAAGFPVYADRGRAGGWSLAADYRTRLTGLSPAETAALFVASTAHVLADLGLDAAAGTAEAKLLATVPAHARRHADLARERVLVDHADWMETREPSPWLPVLQRAVWDDTRVHLTYGSAPHAVAVEPLGLVAKKRSWYLVARKATGEFRTYRVDRIVHADGTDERFERPDAFDLTEHWRHHSDRYFAELRRYPVRLRVRGYAATRLRWARNAVIDAQTAPDDDGWANVSMTFESAYETRVYLLGLAGDVVVLEPADLRDDMRRAATEFLAQN
- the tpiA gene encoding triose-phosphate isomerase, translating into MATTTRRPLMAGNWKMNLTHLEAIALVQKLAFSLNDDDLEKVEVAVLPPFTDLRSVQTLIDADRYNLAYGGQDLSPQDSGAYTGDISGAMLAKLGCTYVVVGHSERRQYHAETDELVAAKIKAAYKHGLTPILCVGEPLEVRQENRHVEHTLAQLDGALDGLGAEQAASIVVAYEPVWAIGTGEVATPDDAQELAAAIRERLAKLYGADVAAKVRVLYGGSVKASNVKPIMEQPDVDGALVGGASINADEFALIARYHRNP
- the opcA gene encoding glucose-6-phosphate dehydrogenase assembly protein OpcA, with translation MIIDIPSTTAGAVGKRLVDLREKHGAVALGRVLTLVIVSEEADAEDAIESANQASHEHPCRIIAVIKGTSRGSARLDAQIRVGGDAGASEVVVLRLFGPLTGHAESVIVPLLLPDNPVVVWWPAESPAVPADDPVGRLAQRRITDAAACKRPSAALQERAESYQPGDTDLAWTRLTLWRALLAAALDQPPHEEITAARVVGGPDNPSADLLAGWLAHTLRVPVTRTKATGVAGLFSVRLDRPSGAIGIERPDDEVATLTVPGRADRRVALPRRNAGESLAEELRRLDPDDIYGEVIQEGLGELHETGKITRTKAKVKR
- the pgl gene encoding 6-phosphogluconolactonase is translated as MTTPTIVIHRDADVLVQAVAARLITRLVDAQAAHGDASVVLTGGTAGIATLRAVAASPARSAVDWSALSVWWGDERFLPSGDPDRNETQARAALLDHVPVDPARVFAMPPSSGDLTPEDAAARYADVLAAETNKRLHSGAPAFDVLLLGVGPDGHVASLFPEHPALHDDRTVVGVRGAPKPPPERVSLSMPVIRSADEVWLVVAGADKAQAVRLALGGSGPVQIPAAGAQGSRATRWLLDRAAAAELPAGLDRLASP
- a CDS encoding glucose-6-phosphate isomerase — encoded protein: MTALTVTTYGVDTDAVVDGLVGEKVASRIAAKDATLWGPEAEPEASIRLGWTDLHETSRPLLAEIEALSAQLRSEGLDRIVLAGMGGSSLAPEVITRTAGVELTVLDTTDPGAVRRALADRLDRTVIVVSSKSGSTVETDSQRRVFAAAFEAAGIDAAGRIVAVTDPGSGLAELAGSGGYRKVFLADPNVGGRYSALTAFGMVPSGLAGADIAALLDEAAAAADRLAGDLPDNPALRLGAALAGGKVDGRDKVAIADAGSGIVGLADWAEQLIAESTGKLGTGILPIASGSVDDPEVAHPAADVLPAIVGAPAQPPAKGVVVAGELGAQFLLWEYATAVAGKLLGINPFDQPDVESAKKAARGLLDATPEPEAPAFTDGVVEVRGSAGLLDGVDSLAGAVDALLGRLAPDGYLAVMAYLDREGPDAGLADVRVPLERRTERPVTFGWGPRFLHSTGQYHKGGPAQGVYLQVTGAPAEDLEIPDRPFTFGQLISAQAAGDAQVLADHDRPVLRLHLTDRTAGIETLRGILR
- a CDS encoding EamA family transporter, with amino-acid sequence MNTGGTEPGPSSRYSLTAVAGRTLDAIPPPALVMLGIVSVQLGSALAKGLFDEVGSFGTVALRLFFAAAVLMLLWRPSVRLNRRTWTVVLSYGVILGLMNLCFYLALDRLPLGIAVTIEFLGPLAVALAGSRRWLDAFWAVLAAGGVVLLMEGRGDLDPVGMLFALAAGAFWGLYILVGAALGRHTTEGNGLALGMAVAAVVAVPIGVADSGTALIQPWVLIAGLGVALLSSVVPYTVDLEALRKIPPRVFGILMSLEPAMAALIGLIVLQESLSWSQWIAVICVVIASAGATRGARPEPLPPDR
- a CDS encoding RNA polymerase-binding protein RbpA, with the translated sequence MVGGNAIRGSRVGAGPMGEAERGDSAPRRRVTYYCEHGHESSPSFAAEAVIPESWDCIRCGLPASQDPEHPPAAPRTEPYKTHLAYVKERRSDEDGAAILEEALQALRKRRSL
- a CDS encoding DinB family protein, with product MTWSTDLLDQLEFYWTVHFRPRLAGLTDDEYRWEPVDGAWSLRPTGPYAALELESVRPEPPLPPVTTIAWRAMHVGRDVLGKRARAFFDPAAADADMYDARHWPSALPGTAEGALELLDSAYALWRSGVAGLDDEAMLRPLGPRGGPYAEDSMARLVLHVNREVMAHGAEICLLRDLYRAYADQRDPVVAAALRGDATALAGASGADVRPTLVAEAAGLHHWDVVRALVTAGAPVDGAVHYAAGAGELDVVKLLVAHGADVALKDDRFHLDAAGWADFFEHPDVAAHLRSSAPSPR